The Cydia splendana chromosome Z, ilCydSple1.2, whole genome shotgun sequence genome window below encodes:
- the LOC134804265 gene encoding RNA-binding protein 1-like isoform X3, which translates to MSRYREWDLSCKVYVGNLGTNASKYEIEKVFSKYGSIRNVWVARNPPGFAFVEFEDPRDAEDSVRGLDGTRCCGTRIRVEMSNGRTRRERRSILSTTNQHTNDLTTSLHYGSLITCKAALDGQLRAAVNDPPTAFT; encoded by the exons ATGTCGCGCTACCGGGAATGGGACCTGTCATGCAAAGTTTATGTGGGCAATTTGGGTACAAATGCATCGAAATACGAGATAGAGAAGGTGTTTTCCAAATACGGGAGCATAAGAAACGTGTGGGTGGCGCGCAATCCTCCGGGTTTTGCGTTCGTGGAGTTTGAAGACCCGCGGGACGCCGAAGATTCAGTGCGAGGTCTCGATGGGAC GCGCTGCTGCGGCACCAGAATCCGCGTCGAGATGTCCAACGGACGCACCCGACGTGAGAGAAg GTCCATTTTATCAACCACCAACCAACACACCAACGATCTCACCACATCTCTCCACTACGGCTCGTTAATTACATGCAAGGCTGCTCTCGACGGCCAGCTACGCGCCGCAGTCAACGACCCTCCCACGGCCTTCACCTGA
- the LOC134804265 gene encoding RNA-binding protein 1-like isoform X1 translates to MSRYREWDLSCKVYVGNLGTNASKYEIEKVFSKYGSIRNVWVARNPPGFAFVEFEDPRDAEDSVRGLDGTRCCGTRIRVEMSNGRTRRERRSRSRSPRRRSYSRGRSPSPRRSPSVRRRSPSVRRSRSRDRRSRSESKNRDVD, encoded by the exons ATGTCGCGCTACCGGGAATGGGACCTGTCATGCAAAGTTTATGTGGGCAATTTGGGTACAAATGCATCGAAATACGAGATAGAGAAGGTGTTTTCCAAATACGGGAGCATAAGAAACGTGTGGGTGGCGCGCAATCCTCCGGGTTTTGCGTTCGTGGAGTTTGAAGACCCGCGGGACGCCGAAGATTCAGTGCGAGGTCTCGATGGGAC GCGCTGCTGCGGCACCAGAATCCGCGTCGAGATGTCCAACGGACGCACCCGACGTGAGAGAAg GTCCCGCAGCCGCAGTCCCCGCCGGCGATCGTACTCGCGCGGCCGCTCGCCCTCACCGCGTCGCTCGCCGTCCGTGAGGCGTCGCTCGCCGTCCGTGCGTCGCTCGCGCTCGAGGGACAGGCGTAGCCGGTCGGAGAGCAAGAACAG GGACGTAGACTGA
- the LOC134804264 gene encoding UDP-xylose and UDP-N-acetylglucosamine transporter-like, producing the protein MYIKSTVTKVFLSCCSSAFLMEILMTKSPECATLITFLQAFFISLQGFVFTTKLGTVKPSIPIKQYIILVVLFFITNVANNYVYSLHVPSTLHMIIRSASSPVSMLVSWYMLSRTPKPTRAVGSVLISAGVALALYGGATIEQERGTFVYWCIGVVILLATLVTGAFTGLQQEMLYAKHGKHPEEMLFYTHALPLVMFIFITPHLYYTALTLDLETWFIITLNIISQFFCTHSVHQLATKESSVTVTFILTLRKFVSLILSSIVFKNNVTILHVAGTVLVAVGTYVYFDFFVWKQRPVKYKE; encoded by the exons ATGTATATTAAGAGCACGGTGACTAAAGTGTTCTTATCATGTTGCTCTAGTGCCTTTTTGATGGAAATTTTGATGACGAAATCACCGGAATGTGCGACTTTAATAacgtttttacaagctttttttatatctttacaAGGTTTTGTATTTACCACGAAACTCGGCACG gtGAAACCCTCAATACCTATTAAGCAATACATAATTCTGGTggtgttattttttattaccaatGTAGCTAATAACTATGTGTACTCATTGCATGTACCATCTACCCTGCACATGATCATCAG ATCAGCATCTTCACCCGTCAGCATGTTAGTATCATGGTACATGTTGAGTCGCACCCCAAAGCCGACTAGAGCTGTGGGCTCTGTCCTCATCAGTGCAGGAGTGGCGCTGGCGTTGTATGGCGGCGCCACTATAGAACAGGAGCGAGGCACTTTCGTCTATTGGTGCATTG GTGTGGTGATATTGCTGGCTACGCTGGTGACAGGGGCGTTTACTGGCCTTCAGCAGGAAATGCTGTATGCCAAGCATGGAAAGCATCCTGAGGAG ATGCTGTTCTACACGCACGCATTACCCCTCGTCATGTTTATATTCATCACCCCACATTTATACTATACAGCATTAACCCTAGACCTAGAAACCTGGTTTATCATAACCCTAAATATAATATCACAATTTTTCTGCACTCACTCCGTCCACCAGCTAGCCACAAAGGAGTCTTCGGTCACAGTGACTTTTATATTAACTTTAAGAAAATTCGTGTCACTGATATTGTCTTCcatagtttttaaaaataaCGTAACGATTTTACACGTTGCGGGTACAGTGTTGGTTGCTGTCGGTACGTATGTGTATTTCGACTTTTTTGTGTGGAAGCAGAGACCTGTTAAATATAAGGAATAG
- the LOC134804265 gene encoding RNA-binding protein 1-like isoform X2: MSRYREWDLSCKVYVGNLGTNASKYEIEKVFSKYGSIRNVWVARNPPGFAFVEFEDPRDAEDSVRGLDGTRCCGTRIRVEMSNGRTRRERRSRSRSPRRRSYSRGRSPSPRRSPSVRRRSPSVRRSRSRDRRSRSESKNRY, translated from the exons ATGTCGCGCTACCGGGAATGGGACCTGTCATGCAAAGTTTATGTGGGCAATTTGGGTACAAATGCATCGAAATACGAGATAGAGAAGGTGTTTTCCAAATACGGGAGCATAAGAAACGTGTGGGTGGCGCGCAATCCTCCGGGTTTTGCGTTCGTGGAGTTTGAAGACCCGCGGGACGCCGAAGATTCAGTGCGAGGTCTCGATGGGAC GCGCTGCTGCGGCACCAGAATCCGCGTCGAGATGTCCAACGGACGCACCCGACGTGAGAGAAg GTCCCGCAGCCGCAGTCCCCGCCGGCGATCGTACTCGCGCGGCCGCTCGCCCTCACCGCGTCGCTCGCCGTCCGTGAGGCGTCGCTCGCCGTCCGTGCGTCGCTCGCGCTCGAGGGACAGGCGTAGCCGGTCGGAGAGCAAGAACAG ATATTAA